The Streptomyces sp. NBC_01298 genome contains the following window.
TCCCTGCTCGAGAGCACCAACTACCTCGTCGGCGGCGCCACCGTGGCCCTCCTCGCCGGAGCCGCCACCGCCGCCCAGCTCCTGCTCGGCCGCACCGAGGCCCTGCGCACCGCCGTCCTCGGCCTGCTCGGGCTGCTGGGCGGGCTGGCCCTGGTGCTCCTCGCGCTCGGGCTCGGCTCGGCCCCCGTGTTCCTCGTGGCCACCGCCGTCCTCGGAGCCGGCTGGGGCGCCGCCTTCCTCGGCTCCTTCCGCGCCCTGAGCGCACTGGCCGAGCCGGCCCACCGGGGCGAACTGACCGCGGCCGTCTACGTGTTCGCCTACCTCGCGATGAGCGTGCCGGCGGTGCTGGCCGGACTGCTCACCAACATCCACGGACTGCACCGCACCTCGGTCGGCTTCATGGCCACCGTCGCCGCGGTGTGCGCCCTGGCCCTGCTGGCCACCCTGCGGCTGGCGGCCCGGAACAGGACGGAAGGGAGCACCGCATGACCGGTTCCCCGGGCACCGCCGCCCTGCGCACCGCACTGCGCGGGCTGGAGATCTTCGAGGGCCTCACCGAGGAGCAGCTGGACTGGCTGGTCTCCGTCTCCGAACCGAGGGTGCTCGCCGACGGCGAGGTCCTGTTCCGGGACGGGGAGGAGGCCACGGGCTTCCACGTCCTGCTCTCCGGGGGCCTCGTGGTCACCAAGGTCGTCGACGGCCGCGAGGAGGTCCTGACTCGGCACTCCACCGAGGAGGAGAGCGCGGCCGCCGAGGACCACGACGGCAAACCCTCGGCCGCACACCGGTTCACCGGCGAACTCCCCCTGCTGACGGACGGGGCGTACGTGGCCACGGCCGCCGCGAGCGGGCCGGCCACCACCGTGGTGGCGTACGCGAAGCCGGTCTTCTTCGAGATGCTGACCCGTTGCCACGGGGTGGCCGCCGTACTGATCCCCGTACTGGCCTGGCGCATCAAGTCCTCCGAGGTCCAGGCCCGCAAACGGGCCACCGTCGAAGCGCTGGGGACCCTGGCGGCCGGCCTCGCGCACGAGCTGAACAATCCCGCCGCCGCCGTGGCCCGGGCCGCGCAGGAACTGGCGCCCGCCCTGGACCAGCTGACCCGCACCGCCCAGGCCTGGGGCGCGGCCGCCACGGCGGCCGAGCGCTCCGTGTTCGACCAGCTCGCCGACGAGCTGGACAAGGTGGCGCCGCCGGAGGTCACCGATCCGCTGGCCCAGGCGGACGCCGAGGAGGAGATCGCCGACTGGGCCGAGGAGGCGGGCGCGGAGCGGGCCGGGCT
Protein-coding sequences here:
- a CDS encoding ATP-binding protein, with the protein product MTGSPGTAALRTALRGLEIFEGLTEEQLDWLVSVSEPRVLADGEVLFRDGEEATGFHVLLSGGLVVTKVVDGREEVLTRHSTEEESAAAEDHDGKPSAAHRFTGELPLLTDGAYVATAAASGPATTVVAYAKPVFFEMLTRCHGVAAVLIPVLAWRIKSSEVQARKRATVEALGTLAAGLAHELNNPAAAVARAAQELAPALDQLTRTAQAWGAAATAAERSVFDQLADELDKVAPPEVTDPLAQADAEEEIADWAEEAGAERAGLLGSGVSDLGLKLGGLLERLEGVGERALPAALDHLAALLEIRSLAAELRAAGPRISQLVSATRDYANLDRAPEQRFAVTEGLENTLVVLRAKLAGIGIVRSYDPDLPELTGYPSELNQVWTNLVDNAAAAMEGSGTLTLRARVEGVCMVVEIADTGSGIPAQSLPRIFEPFYTTKDVGKGTGLGLHLSYRIVTQRHHGSITARSRPGETRMTVRLPLSGTDPSCAVPAVAHEPTGSTESTDSTAPSPSKS